The Monomorium pharaonis isolate MP-MQ-018 chromosome 5, ASM1337386v2, whole genome shotgun sequence genome includes a window with the following:
- the LOC118645486 gene encoding uncharacterized protein LOC118645486 has translation MSTIEEDIEYRCSACKKAIKTEVVQCKSCVKLFYHPGCVSKHKIYDRNNELVPCQGPFAKFGIENEIGEVKKTASSNRDRLGSAGASGRPSTSTSGSANMDLKIDWLMRTIKEIKDETICKKEIKVMIKEIIQHELKNIKEELEEVKRMLSTGPSNSSRGAQKSYSEIVKEKKKENVIIVKPKVQQENVDTAMLIKKKVDIKNMEMGVTKIRRGNNGTVILGCENGE, from the coding sequence ATGTCGACGATAGAAGAGGACATCGAATATCGATGTTCGGCATGCAAGAAGGCTATTAAAACTGAAGTAGTACAATGCAAATCATGCGTTAAACTGTTTTACCATCCAGGCTGTGTTagtaaacacaaaatttatgatagaaaTAATGAACTAGTACCGTGCCAGGGCCCCTTTGCAAAATTTGGGATAGAGAATGAAATTGGAGAAGTAAAGAAAACGGCAAGTAGCAACAGAGATAGGCTCGGATCGGCAGGAGCATCTGGAAGACCAAGCACAAGCACGAGTGGATCGGCAAATATGGACCTAAAAATTGATTGGCTCATgagaacaataaaagaaataaaagacgaGACTATAtgtaagaaagaaattaaagtgaTGATAAAGGAAATTATCCAGCATGAGTTAAAGAATATCAAAGAAGAGCTAGAAGAAGTAAAAAGGATGCTGTCCACTGGACCTAGTAATTCGTCAAGAGGAGCACAAAAGAGTTATAGTGAGATagttaaagaaaagaagaaagaaaatgttataattgttaaacctAAGGTTCAGCAAGAAAATGTTGATACGgccatgttaataaaaaagaaagtagatATAAAGAATATGGAAATGGGAGTAACGAAAATAAGGAGAGGAAACAATGGTACAGTCATCTTGGGATGTGAGAATGGAGAATAA